The DNA segment CCAAAAGATATTTCTTGACTAAAATCCAAATtattgaaaatcaatttaaatatacctgaaaattataatttgttgaGGCTTTCTTTTGAATGAAGTAATTTCAAAGTCCAACAGCACCTCCCTGCaaattgaaacaacaaaatagaTTAGTATTTGATCAAAAGAGACAGAAGGAAACACATTCAATGAATAAACACCCACATAACATCATTAGAGAATATGCTCTTGCTCTCACCTGATGATACCTTCATCCTTATTAGTATTAGCCACAGGCTTGAATAGAGATTGAATCATCTCAACTTTTGATGATTGTGTGCGAACTGAAGCTCTATAACGTGAAATTTGAGGCCAACATCTTGAGCTCACAACctgaatatatattatataataacacTCACTACATGCAAACTTGTAGTAACATGATGGTGCAAACATGATCAAGATCATACCGCAGCAATAGAGGGCACATCTGATCGACCAGGAGATCCATGAGAAACGTCCATACCAAGAATCAAGGTTGGTACAGCTGAAACAAATGGAATGGAATTACAAAGCTCAACTGACAGATACGAATTCATCCCACCATACTGCATCAAAGAAATTGTGCatacattattataaaaataaaaagattttattataaCTAGGTAGCatggttggtgaacttatttatATAGTGATTTgtgattagataataatataaaattattttataccatCAGTATATCGGTTAACAACCTATATTCTCTTCAAAAGTTATagtatttcaaaataaactcaATATTTGAAGACATATATATACCTTTGcattaattttcaaaagtaCATTAGTAATGTATTGATCATTAATCTTTGTTGGTGCAATACATTGTGTTACAATCCCTTCTTCAACAAGACTTTTCTTCTTCCAAGGACCTACATATTGATATTAGGATTTTAGAATAGAGAAGTGTTAACTGAAGAGTTTAGAAGAACTTAAACTATGTATAGAAGTTGTTTATCCTACCATAAATGTCAGAATTCTTTTTCTCTGGAAGAATACACAACAGAAAGTGAGGTTTCTCGTGCGGCAGAGTGGTCCTCAGCTTTGCATACATTCTCTCTACCCTGACATTTGGTGGTTCACGTATGAAGCAACCATCCTCTTCAATTACTTTATCAAAGAGACTATTGCTCATGGtctacaaaagaaaaatacatttaGAACAACAATGAATTGAATTTGACattttgagtttttgattgcATTTGCAGATTGagttaattgattttgaataaacAAGTCAATTCCATCATTCTTCTTATATTAGGTAGATTGGCTTAATCTGTGCAAAGTTGCATGGGATAGAAAAACCCTTGTAGTAAAATTTGACTTTTTGGTTCAGTTGTAAATAAGATTAATAAAATCGACATATACAATTCTTGGGAAATCTTACCATCCCTTTAGCTGCAGCACACCTCCTAATGAGTTCTATCAGGAGTCTTGTGTCACACCGACTTGAGAAGTTTACAATGGCCCAACGACCAATCATCAAAGGTTCATATAGTTTCTGAAAGATGATACTCATTGTTAGAGAAACCACTCTAAACTTGGTTCAACTTAGTGTGTTTGTTTGGTTTAAGTATTTCTCGCGTTTGAATACATGTTGAATGCAATTTTTACTGAAAAGAAGCTTTGACGTTTAACATGCTAAATGCTAATACAAACACAGCCGTATCATTAAAACAATAGCAAAAATAAACCTTATTGTTGAAATTCCAGCGCCCATTCCGGGGAATGATGCTCTTCTCTCCTCCAACTATAAGCTGCAATAGTATATATTGACATAAAAAAGCAATTCATATATGCATAGCAAAAACAGAATCAGAAATATTAGTAACACACTTTTTcacatatttttgtttaatacactattattaactaaaatttattagaaattaattaCTGAGTCAATCTTCTCATTTAATAACTGATTTTGCAGTTTTTAATAAAGTCCAACTAATGGTTTAGTGTGTGTTAAAAAGAATGTGTTAGAGAATGTGTTActagtatttttcaaaataaggatAAGAAGTTGGCTCATATCTGATAAACCcgctgaaaagaaaaaaataagaaagtaaacTGAAATAAACTTCTTTCATAAGTTAAACTCAACTTACTCACTTCAAATCTAGTAGAAGTTCTCTTATTCAACTTCTCAAAAAGCTGATTTTAACTTGTTTATatggtaattttaatttatgaatttattcGATCTTTTATTAGAACATGATCAAATGACACATACCTTTGGGGGTTCCAATACACGACCAACGAGTCTAACAAAGTTAGGTTCAATGGTAATCCCAGAAGAGCGAAGCATAGGTTCATCGTCATATCTGCTGCTTCTTAAGGCctgcaaaaaaatataaacaaccatttcatacaacaaaaaaaagtgttacTAGGTTCCttcagttttaaaattttccacATACATCTTCCAAAGCTTGTCTCCTAACTTGGGGCTTTTGCCTTGTCTTCTCCACTAGCTGAGCCCTTTGCAAATTTGTTAGAGCCTTGGTGTAACGCTGCAACGAGACCATTTCACATAGCTgcaaaacaagaataaaatcaTATTGTAAACTCTTCCAAAATAGTAAAACGAGTAtgaacaaataatatattattctgTTATCTAATCACAATTGACTGTGAATGATACGATTCTTAGCCATTATAATAACTACTTTAAAAATCATACCAAAGATGATTTCTTATTTGTcgacaatataaattttttcagtAATTAAACTCAATAGCACCTCTATTGGAAAATAAGACGGGCGTTTTGGTTTGCCAACATTGATGCATGGCATGTCAGCAGAATAGTTCAGGCCAATCAGTTTTTGGCGTGTAAAGTAGTCATGAACTGTGATTTCCCTTTCCTGCACTTCACCATTCGTACCCTTTTGCCTTAAAAGAAATCTGTAAGAAACAAATAAGCCAGATTTgtataaatagagtaaaaaacTTTAATCTCACaatgtatcaaaataaaattcgtTTACTGTAAATGGAGTAAGCACAAGAAAAACTTACTTCTGATTCCTGCAAGTGTTATCACTCAATCCAGAGATTTTGAACTCAACACCATTAGCCCTGATTCTTAGGTTCTTCAGCATTCTCTTTGCctaaatgaaaataatcataaatataaCAACCACAGTTCATGCACATGAAACCTCTCCTACTAGATAGAATAGCAATAACTATCACCTTGGTCCAATCAATGTAGTTTGGGTTCTGAACACTCTGATTCTGGAGAAGGAAGTCCACCACAGGGCCAGGCTTTACAATCATTGTGGTTGTCACATCTTTACAAAAGaacaacaaattaaacaatCAACCATaacaaaagtaacatgtatttCCAAGCATTCCACTTGAGAATCTTACCCATGTTGAGAGATAAACCTCCTTGTGTGACTCGAAAGCTTGAATGAAAACCGCGGCACCCTTGCACACCACCTCCTATATCAGTACAGGTTCTTCGATTGTCATGAAAGAAGGATTGGCGAACAAGGAGGTATCCCCTGGAAAAAAAGCATCCAAGGTAAACAGGATTTCAAGTTTCAAGCAAGAGGAGTGCTAGCAACACATAATTtactattggttaaaatttattaaaaaccatGAATGACACATGTTTAATACGAGGAGTTGAGACTCCCATTCTTGTTATCCAAATGAATTTCATTTGAGCTAACAATAAGTATGTTAGAGTGTGTCACTGACATTTTTCTTCGAATAATGAAAACAACTTAactaaatttatgttttgacaTACTGGTTTGCAGAATGCTGTCTCAGTATGATGTCTAGAACCCTCACTGCTTCCTGAGATTTCTCAGAATCCCGACCACGCAATGCATCTTCAATTGCTTGCAATGGAATTTTGGCTGCATATTTGATATCCACGTTGATAGTTTTTGGCCGAAACTGATGCCTAATTCTCATTCTTTTTGTATATCCTCCCTTAGGACTCTCAGCAGGGTTTCCATTCTTTCCAACCCTGAAAAACAATTAATGCCCTCTTGTGATAAatacaacacaacacaacaaaactAGTATACACATAATCACAGTGCTAATGTGATGACAGCATATTGCTTGTTTGTTTACCTCCTTGATGAAACATCCTCCAACACAACAGGATATTGAAGCCTCTGACTTGCTAGAGGACCAAGAGTGAATAGACTTTTTTCACCATCATATGCAAAACTCATGTTTCTCAGTTCAACATATGTTTCACAAACTTGATTTAAGACCTTTCTCCCTACACCCTTGGCCTCAACAGGGTTCCCATCTTCATAACTCATGGCAACCTAACCAAAcaatatgtaattatttatacttttataatattaaatcaaCAATCATTAATATGGATATACTTCACATGCGTGCGTGCACACAAGAGATGTGACAAAATAGATAAGAAAACATACATCATAATGGTAGAAGTAGCCATCAATATCATCCTTGGGCTTGACTAGGCAAACTCCAAAATGGTTGGCTAATAGTTGTCTGGGCTCTCCCTTGGACCCAACCTCTTTCCTCGCCATAGGCACACGTTTTGAGACCTCCATTTCTCAAATCCTGCTAAAAAGTAAGACTAATTTTTTTgctattcaaacaaaaaatagaaatacgTGATGGAATGCAAATTAATTTAGGCTCTAGTTGAGTGCAGTTTCgtaataataaaagataagtacaactacttgaaattttttttatctgcatACTAATAATACCACTAGAGTACTACACTTTTGATTCAGCTAGGAGCAATAAAACTCAGTTGTTAAAGCACCTTCGACAAAAAGAATGCCTAACAAATATGTATAAGCACCTtcgacaaaaatattttaaactggACATAAAGAAGAACGTTAGTCACAACAGTgctgttaatttttttcttgaaggTATATTTCACTAAGGTAATGTTAGAAGCAATAACAAGAAACAGGCACTAGCATTCGAGTAGCCATATATAAGCACGATTGAGCTATATATTTATTAGCAACAACAGAATTGTaacaaaattctaacaaataaCAGAATTGTAGTGATAAGGGCCTTAACAGGCCTGTTTTTTCCTCCTCTAAGTCCTTCTTCCTATCGGGTAAGGTAACATCATAAATTTACATATGAacgcataaaatataaaaaatacaagttgCATTGTCCTAATAAAGTATCAACTGccacagaaaaaaaaacaaaaacaagcatGCCATGGTGCTCTCCGTGCAGTGACCAATGACaaatcacaaaataattaatttttttccctcttttggTCATAAAAAGAGGCCAAATGCAAGCTAAAAAGTATTAGCTACTGGCTAAACACACGCATAAAAGTTAATAATGGAAATTCATACATCCAcaacacaagaattttaaaaCCAGAAACACCAAGAACACACACCTTGACAACAATAACAGCATaaacgaaaaaagaaaagaaaaagaaaaacagaaaccAAACAACATAACGTGGTAACCTTCAGCATAGTTGAGAGAAGAGAACAACAGCATTGTTTGTTACCTTAACGTACTTAGAGAGAGCCAAACAGAgggtacataaaaaaaaaacaagaactcactctacaaaacaagaaaatgtaCGTATGTATGCATGTCTACTTAGAGAGAATAAAGAAACAACGAGAAGAACATTGTTACCTTCAGCGTTGTAGCagagagaagagaaaacaaagaGATGAATTGAATACACGAAGAAACGTTGCTGCGATTGGAGTGTGAGAGACAGATATATAGTGTTTCTGTCAACTTATGCACACTTAAACAAACTGTGTTCGACCATAACGCTTTATTTTACGTATTCTCCTTCCAACCAATCAAAAGGTGTCACGTTTTACAgaatcaatttcttttttctaatgattaaaaaaaagatattgatactttttattcttatatctAATCACATATCTTATtaatatttctctttctttttactcCTTTTGTGTATCTTTAtatctttatctttcttttaacGTGTTGATTAGTATTAGTTGTCAAAAagacttctttcttttctctaaaGTGTTGCTGTAAgaatttaatgataatgattaacaattaaccttttttttatcctagaaagaaaagagatcTAAATGAAAAGCGAGAATATTGGTGATTAGATATGTAAATTAGATTTGAGAAAAAATGAGTTCAGTATATGAAGTGATCTTTTGTTGATAAGTTATTTGATTATcgtatatttgtttttaaaatatgctaccatatccttttttaaaaaaaaattaatccttagatatatatagtataaattttggtgggatttgattttgaaaaaatactGAGTTCTGAttgataatttctatttttacttcAGTTATTTCACAATCTTCCTTTTCCAcattaatcttttcttttggtATTATTTTTTCACTACTTTATCTCtaagtaatgttttttttaataagtaatggttagtttgtttggataggttaatttaattaggtaatgtattttttataggaagttaattttttttattaaaagtaattgttttgatattttagtaaaaagaattcaaaattttagaattttaaaaaggattttaattagttgaaagaatagaatttcaaattctatcttcaagagagtgaatttgaaaattctcTGGACAGAGTCAGACCTCACTCATGCAAGTTCTCTTTGGTTcgtcttctctcttctctcttgaaCTTCCAAATTCGTGATTCGTCATCATAGTAGGTGACAGAATCGGACCAACGACGATGATGATGAATCGTTGATTTTGTTCCTCGGTGTCATTTTGTAGaagaaatctaattttttatcaaaataattttaaaaatgaaaaaatttaaattgaagcatttaaaattctcataattttaaattgtctcatccaaacacactcttaattcATTTCACATTAGAAAATTCATCATTCATTATTactcttttatctttatttatatatttatatgtattatCTTAATTACTTATTTCTTTCAATCTGCTGCCTtcttttaatattatcattaaattaaatttcaataattttttaaagcaaCGATTAATAGTTAAAAGTAATCTGCTattatagtttaaatttttttatgtaaatccTAAATATAACTTATGTATATACTCctattataaattagaatttcTAACTTGTTGAGTGAAGCTAGCTCTCATTCTCTCAATTAGAGATTTTCAATGCTCTATCTTCTCTCCTTGAGAAGTGCATTTAATACATCTTGACACATATCaggagaaaaaaaacatatatcatTCTATCATATTAAGCAAATCTTATATTTACGTGTGtacttaattttcttaattatctataaatttcaatttgaagATAAccttctataaaaaataaattacttattttaaatttaaaatacatctAGTGTTTTGGCATAcgcaataaaaaatgaatatttatcttatataactaacatttataataaatgaatattttttaatgaaatattaggGACACCGATATTGTatttcaaatactttttttatgattagttaaaaattattggatATTATCAATTTTAGTGAGTTTCACTTCTAAATCATgatagaataataaaattagaagtgagactcacaaaaattaatgattttcaacaaatttcaacAAATGATAAAGAGAATTTGAGAGAAGTTTAGAAAAAGTAACTAtaaatcacaaaatttaaaaatcaaacctGAGGTCTTATTTAAGGAATGTAAACCGAATTTTACTCATTTCAACAATAGGTAACCATAGGTTGTTGCCTATTGTTGGAATGAGTAAAATTGGGCTTACATAAAATCCAATCATGAATAATGAATCAATATGTTGTTGCCTATTGTTGGTATGAGTAAAATTGGGCTTTGATCTCTTAAGTAAGGTCTTAggtttgatttttgaattttgtgaacaagaaaaaatgtaattaaaagaaaaaaaaagtccacTAAAGGTAATCAAATTGATCAACAAAGATTAGTCTTTTATAaagataacaaatattttacacTAACAACAcggtgaaaaaaaaatcatgaataataATGACTAATTTATACTCAATGGTgttaaaaagagagagaagaataataatacttaataaataaggatttaattagaatttacaaaaattgtaatatatatatatatatatatatatatatatatatatatatatatttgtttggcTAGTCACAAAGTTTCTCCACAATCAGTGTATAAACATGATTTCCTCTCAACCCACCCTCAGGCATTTTTTAGTCAGAATAAAATTGTGATGATCAATCGAGCACTTAACTGAATAATATCTCGAATACCGGAAACCTATCAAGACgtcttttattattaatgaattaaagattaaagattatttattattaaaaattatgaacttataataatagttatgttaaaaatattatttaattagttaataatgtGAAAATCTTTAGATggatagtattttaaaaaatctttattattaAGTAGTGGAAAAGGCAAGATATgctcaaatattatatatatatatatatatatatatattacttacaTGGTAGTAGTTGTCTTGTCTTTCATACATGACATTTATGTTCTGTTCTCACAAGCCTTTCAAAGTCCATGACTTAGTTTTAATCTTAAGCAAGGCCTTCAGTCCAGGTGTATGAAGGTGCCTTACTAGGAAGGAGTTTTCATTCATGCTTTGTCTTCATGATGAGCATCTTGAAGGTTTCTCCCATTGACTGAGAAGGATCTTGgattttctctctgggttcTCTTTCTAAGAGTTTAGTAATAAGgtgtataataattaatcaagGCTTTCTGTTCGTGCacaaagcatatatatatatatatatatatatatatatatatatatatatatatatatatatatgtatttcaaAATAGAACTTTTCGTTCATGCGCAAAGCAGCACCATTCATAAGAGTTTTCATTCATGCACAAAGCATGTACCTCAAGGAAGAGGTTTTCTTTTGTTCATACACAgcattttctttcattcatgGGTATCTTTTAACCTCTTAAAACAAGGTTAGTGATGTTCAatgtttgaggtagaagttttCCTCTACTAGTGTTTCCATCTTGAAGGCTCCTTTTTCTAACAActtcattaaattttgaaaggGTCGTCCGAATTTGGCGTGCACTAGCTTGCCTTCCCTATGATCTTGTGAACTTGATCTGTGCACGTAAGCATAATTATGTCTCCTTTATGGATATTTCTAGGTTTTAAGACTTGTGTTAAGTCTTTAGGACAACCTTTGCTTTTGGAGAATGTTAATTGACATGTAGGGATTAATTGGTAACTTTGATATGTAAGCCTAATCAAAGGATTTTCTTGTGTAAATGTCTAAGTGGTGGTGTGGTAGGCCCATATATAATATGGCCAAAAGGACCTCCCGCATTTGTCTTTTGTCATTGTTTAACCACTTCTTTAAGCCTATAGTGTATTCAAAAGTTCTTGCACAAGTCACCGAAGGCTCTATGGTCAAATTATTTTCCATTGTCAGTTATCAATCAAATTGTACCTACAAATTAATAAGTTCTTCCATGtgaatttttttcctaatttgtTCAACAATTTATGGTTGTTAGGGATTTGGCCTCATCTGTTggatattttagtgtaattaatctctttattatgttaaaataaaagtgcacgcttgttttaatgtaataatgagatgttcggtttaggcaaattttggaagttacatggaagttactaaaacttccatcaatggttggaagttacatggaagttactaaaacttccatcaacggcagtttttaaaaagaaataacttccatcaaccgccaaaaactacctgttctttgatcataaataatcattctggttcagaaagcataacggtgtgacaaaacatacaagaccaaaacaaaactcttgaattataatcttctgattttatccgattgaacaattttggttgaatcccgaaatttgattcactctgaaagtgttatacacgacttcagatttatccagtattatctcgattttcaaattaaccaacaaaagattgaatcaaatttttcgagatgacgaacgatagttcgaagatgacaagcaagtttgcgaagttggacaagtttgaagggcaggatttcagaagatggcagaagaagatgcactttctcttgacgacattgaatgtggtgtatgtgctgagtacaccgaTGTCGGTGTATATAGAAGATgaaactctggatcaaacaaggaagcattcgaaatgggagaacggcgattacatttgtcgtggacacattctgaacgatatgtctgactctctctttgatatttatcaaaatgttgagtctgctaaggaattatgggacttttttgaatccaagtatatggcagaagatgcttcaagtaacaaattcttagttagtaatttctttaattacaaaatgattgattcgaggcctgttatggaacaatataatgaactgctgcggattttgggtcagtttactcaacatgatttgaaaatggatgaattcattgtagtttcatctataattgataaactgccttcttcttggaaagacttcaagcataccttgaaacataagaaggaagagttgactctggttcaactcggtagtcatttcatgattgaggagtcgctgagggctcaggaaattgacaaagtcaatgatagAAATgtagcaggttcctcttccgttaatatggtagaggaaagtggaacagttaagcaaaattataatgctaaaggtaacaaacgcaaatttcaaggaaataagaacaaaggtccaaacaaacagacaaaattgtcatgttggaagtgtgggaaatctggtcatttaaagagggattgctgggtgttcaaaggaaagaacaaggctggtccaagtgggtctaatgatcctgaaaagcaacaaggatgatgacgttgcttggtggtttgattcgggagcaacaagccatCTGTGCAAAGATTgtcgttggttcaaggaatttagaccaatcgatgatgactctattgtgaagatggacaatgttgcaactgaaccaatcctaCGATTAGGTTGTgcgaatttagtttttacttccggaaaaagtttgtatttggataatgtcttatttgtacctggtattcgtaagaacttattgtctggtatggttttaaataattgtggtttcaagcaagtacttgaaagtgacaagtacatcttgtcaagacatggttcgtttgttggatttggttatcgttgtaatggaatgtttaaattaaacattgatgttccttttgttcatgaatctgtttgtatggcctcgtgtagttctataattaatatgacaaaatcagaaatttggcatgctagattaggacatgttcattacaaaagattaaaagatatgtcaaaaacaagtatgattcctcctatgaacattgaaaaatgcaaaacttgcatgttgaccaagaccactaggaaaccttttaaggatgttaaaagtgagactaaagtctcaaaccttattcatagtgatttgtgtgacttgcatgctactccatcattaggtcataaa comes from the Glycine soja cultivar W05 chromosome 6, ASM419377v2, whole genome shotgun sequence genome and includes:
- the LOC114416388 gene encoding protein argonaute 4B-like; translated protein: MEVSKRVPMARKEVGSKGEPRQLLANHFGVCLVKPKDDIDGYFYHYDVAMSYEDGNPVEAKGVGRKVLNQVCETYVELRNMSFAYDGEKSLFTLGPLASQRLQYPVVLEDVSSRRVGKNGNPAESPKGGYTKRMRIRHQFRPKTINVDIKYAAKIPLQAIEDALRGRDSEKSQEAVRVLDIILRQHSANQGYLLVRQSFFHDNRRTCTDIGGGVQGCRGFHSSFRVTQGGLSLNMDVTTTMIVKPGPVVDFLLQNQSVQNPNYIDWTKAKRMLKNLRIRANGVEFKISGLSDNTCRNQKFLLRQKGTNGEVQEREITVHDYFTRQKLIGLNYSADMPCINVGKPKRPSYFPIELCEMVSLQRYTKALTNLQRAQLVEKTRQKPQVRRQALEDALRSSRYDDEPMLRSSGITIEPNFVRLVGRVLEPPKLIVGGEKSIIPRNGRWNFNNKKLYEPLMIGRWAIVNFSSRCDTRLLIELIRRCAAAKGMTMSNSLFDKVIEEDGCFIREPPNVRVERMYAKLRTTLPHEKPHFLLCILPEKKNSDIYGPWKKKSLVEEGIVTQCIAPTKINDQYITNVLLKINAKYGGMNSYLSVELCNSIPFVSAVPTLILGMDVSHGSPGRSDVPSIAAVVSSRCWPQISRYRASVRTQSSKVEMIQSLFKPVANTNKDEGIIREVLLDFEITSFKRKPQQIIIFRDGVSESQFNQVLNIELSQIIEACKHLDEKWDPKFTLIIAQKNHHTRFFQANARDQTNVPPGTVIDNTVCHPKNNDFYLCAQAGMIGTTRPTHYHVLHDEIGFSADEVQELVHSLSYTYQRSTTAVSLVAPICYAHLAAAQMAQFMKFDEHSETSSTHGGLTSASAPLVPQLPRLHKQVINSMFFC